From a single Drosophila sulfurigaster albostrigata strain 15112-1811.04 chromosome 3, ASM2355843v2, whole genome shotgun sequence genomic region:
- the LOC133845475 gene encoding uncharacterized protein LOC133845475, producing MIWQSLLWSLLFAFFKISESANWKYELISLSSYSEDESKLKIETRIEHSKTNDISGGGDIYWMFEYNDDDVGELQIYRSPHGNADEFKPIPYAIPKTTLKEGIENYYDDMFYASVSHCSNLPKRSEFVNDKIPQGHYEFRSCVINYKKLPQIMPEGVYKLIFTFTHDFKWGLEIVAKVTSRVLP from the exons atgatttggCAGTCACTTTTGTGGTCGTTGCTCTTCGCGTTCTTTAAAATATCAGAGAGT GCAAATTGGAAGTATGAGCTTATATCCCTCAGTTCGTACAGCGAAGACGAGAGCAAATTGAAGATTGAAACAAGAATCGAAcattcaaaaacaaatgatataAGCGGTGGTGGTGACATTTACTGGATGTTCGAATATAACGACGATGAtgtg GGTGAGTTGCAAATTTATCGCAGTCCACATGGAAATGCCGATGAATTCAAACCAATACCATATGCAATCCCCAAAACGACCCTTAAAGAAGGTATCGAAAACTATTATGATGATATGTTTTATGCCTCGGTATCACACTGTTCGAATTTACCAAAAAGGAGTGAGTTTGTTAATGATAAAATTCCCCAGGGACATTATGAGTTCAGGAGCTGTGTAATTAACTATAAGAAGTTGCCACAGATAATGCCCGAAGGTGTATACAAATTGATATTCACATTTACTCATGATTTCAAATGGGGACTTGAAATTGTTGCCAAGGTGACATCAAGGGTTTTGCCATAA